The following DNA comes from Bradyrhizobium sp. SK17.
TCGAACCGGGCCGGATCTCCATTGGCGTTGAGGATCAGCCCGTCGCATTGCGGTTCGAGACGCGCGATGACGCGCGCCAGGATGGTGCGGCCGCCGATCATGCGCATCGGCTTGTCGCCGCCGCCCATGCGCCGCGCCAGACCGCCCGCGAGCAGCACGCCGGGTATCTCAGTCATCGGCGTTCTCGCCCTTGCGCTTGTGCCGCGCGGATTCCTCCTCGACATAGTCGAGGTCCTGATCGTAGACGATGCGATCCTCACCTGACAGTGCGAGGAAGCGCTTGCCCCGGGTGCGGCCGACCAGGGTCAGCCCGACCTGTCGTGCCAGCTCGACGCCCCAGGCGGTGAAGCCCGAACGGGAGACCAGAATGGGAATTCCCATGCGAACGGTCTTGATCACCATTTCCGAGGTGAGCCGCCCGGTCGTGTAGAGGATCTTGTCGGAAGGATCGACGCCGTGCCGGTAAATCCAGCCCGCGATCTTGTCGACGGCGTTGTGACGGCCGACATCCTCGGTGTAGCAGACCGGGGCTCCCGCCTTGCACAGCACGCAGCCATGGATCGCGCCGGCCTCGAGGTAGAGCGACGGCATCGTGTTGATGGCGTGGGTCATCTGGTACAGCCAGGAGGTCCGCAGCGTCGCCTGCGGCAGTGCGACGCTGCCGAACGCATCGAGCAGGTCACCGAAGGCGGTGCCCTGCGCGCATCCGGAGGTTTGCGTGCGCTTCTTCAGCCTGGCTTCGAAGTCGGTATGGTGTTCGGTCCTCACCACGACGACCTGGAGATCGTCATGGTATTCGACCTCGGTGACGACGTCGTCGTACCGGAGCATGTTCTGGTTGAGCAGATAGCCGAGCGCCAGATACTCGGGATAGTCGTTGATCGTCATCATCGTGACGATCTCCTGCGCATTGAGGTACAGCGTCAGCGGCCGCTCGACCGGCACCCTGGTTTCGATCTTGGCGCCGGTCTGGTCGATCCCCGCGACGCGCTCGGTCAAACGAGGATCGTCCGGATTGGGAACGATCAGCGGGGCTGGGGTTTTCTCGAGCACGCGGGACGCCTCTTCGGCATGACAACCATGCCAGGAAGATATAAGCACGGCATGGGTTTCACTACAGCGTTTCTCATCGAGATGGGACCACCCATATCAACGAGAAGCGCCGTCGGTTCGGTTGACGGACGAAGGATCGAAATCGCGGGATGGCCCAGCTATCGGACGACTGCTTTGCCTTCGGCGGACCGATGCTGTCGGTCGACGAAGCCGTTGGCATCATCGCTTCCCGCGTCCAGGCGGTCGGTGAGACCGAGTCGGTTCCGTTGGTCGAGGCCGATGGTCGCGTCCTTGCGCACGATATCCCTGCGCCGCTGCCGCTGCCGCCATTCACCAACTCCGCCGTCGACGGCTATGCGGTTCCGCACGCCATGCTGCCGCCCGGCCGGGAACTGGCCGTCCCGCTGAAGGGCCGTGTCGCGGCGGGCGCGGAAGCGGAGGTGGCCCAGCCCGGTCATGCGGTCCGGATCTTTACCGGCGCGCCGATGCCGGCCGGTACCGACACCGTGTACATGCAGGAGGACGTCCGCATCGACGAGGCCGGGCGCGTGGTGCTGCCGGCCGGGCTCAAGCCAGGTGCGAATGTGCGGCCCGCCGGTGAAGACATTCGGAGCGGTGACGTCGCGTTGAAAGCCGGGGCGCGGCTGCGTCCGCAGGACATCGCGCTGGCCGCGGCGTACGGGCTGACCCGGCTCGACGTAGTCCGCCGGCTTCGGGTCGCGGTGTTCTCGACCGGCGACGAGCTGGCGGCGCCGGGCTCACCGCGCACGGCCGCGCAGCTGTTCGATTCGAATCGCTTCATGCTGATGGCGATGTTGCGAAGGCTCGGATGCGAGGTCGGCGATCTCGGCATTCTGCGCGACGAGCCCACGGCACTGGCGGACGCCTTGCGGCAGGCGGCGCAGCGCCACGATCTGATCCTGACGACGGGAGGGGTCTCGACTGGGGAGGAAGATCACGTCAAGGCCAGCGTCGAGCGCGCGGGATCGCTGGTGCTGTGGCGGATGGCGATCAAGCCGGGCCGGCCGGTCGCGATGGGCGTCATTGCCGGCACCCCTTTCATCGGCTTGCCCGGCAACCCGGTGGCGAGCTTCGTCACCTTTGTCCATGTGGTGCGTCCGACCATTTTGGCGCTGTGCGGCGCACAAGCGTCGCTGCTGTTGCCGATGCCCGTCAGGGCCGCCTTCAGCTATCGGAAGAAGGCCGGTCGCCGCGAATATGTCCGCGCCTCGCTGCGCAAGGCGGATGATGGTGCGCTGGAGGCGGTCAAGTTTCCTCGCGAAGGCGCGGGCCTGTTGTCGTCGCTGGTCGAGACCGACGGCCTGATCGAGTTGGGAGAGGACGTCGTCGAGGTCGCGCCCGGCGACCGTGTCGGGTTCCTCGGCTATGCGTCGCTGCTGTAGCGCTCCCGATGGCGAACCGGGATCGATAGGAAAACGGCAACGCGTGCGCAGCGGCGTGCGACGTCTCGTCCTTAGACTCTAGACTCATTCCAAATCTGCTTGCCACTGGCATGCCAACGGTTAGACTCTGGACAACAGACGCATTCTCGCGGGTTTTCCAT
Coding sequences within:
- a CDS encoding formate dehydrogenase accessory sulfurtransferase FdhD, whose amino-acid sequence is MLEKTPAPLIVPNPDDPRLTERVAGIDQTGAKIETRVPVERPLTLYLNAQEIVTMMTINDYPEYLALGYLLNQNMLRYDDVVTEVEYHDDLQVVVVRTEHHTDFEARLKKRTQTSGCAQGTAFGDLLDAFGSVALPQATLRTSWLYQMTHAINTMPSLYLEAGAIHGCVLCKAGAPVCYTEDVGRHNAVDKIAGWIYRHGVDPSDKILYTTGRLTSEMVIKTVRMGIPILVSRSGFTAWGVELARQVGLTLVGRTRGKRFLALSGEDRIVYDQDLDYVEEESARHKRKGENADD
- the glp gene encoding gephyrin-like molybdotransferase Glp: MAQLSDDCFAFGGPMLSVDEAVGIIASRVQAVGETESVPLVEADGRVLAHDIPAPLPLPPFTNSAVDGYAVPHAMLPPGRELAVPLKGRVAAGAEAEVAQPGHAVRIFTGAPMPAGTDTVYMQEDVRIDEAGRVVLPAGLKPGANVRPAGEDIRSGDVALKAGARLRPQDIALAAAYGLTRLDVVRRLRVAVFSTGDELAAPGSPRTAAQLFDSNRFMLMAMLRRLGCEVGDLGILRDEPTALADALRQAAQRHDLILTTGGVSTGEEDHVKASVERAGSLVLWRMAIKPGRPVAMGVIAGTPFIGLPGNPVASFVTFVHVVRPTILALCGAQASLLLPMPVRAAFSYRKKAGRREYVRASLRKADDGALEAVKFPREGAGLLSSLVETDGLIELGEDVVEVAPGDRVGFLGYASLL